One genomic segment of Arcobacter sp. F2176 includes these proteins:
- the dgt gene encoding dGTP triphosphohydrolase has protein sequence MYSKEIMEFAQEEELKLSSLDKRSTNVNDGRDSGRDEFMRDYARILYSSSFRRLQGKMQLLGINSTNFNRNRLTHSLEVAQIARSIAQNLGIKMTVVTESCSLAHDLGNPPFGHYGEIILNELSVNVGGYEGNAQTFRILKKLEKKHHAYEGLNLTIRTLLGVTKYFNRGNIKNKKFLYEDDYDFLKKELEENKVNVIKSIDAQIMDISDEIAYAAHDLEDALSSGIISLGEILHEFKISKDFSCAYDEFSEITKKVQKTALECKKLETSEEYSAVLRKELTSEIVNVLCKKISILHKNSGSELGYEGNNKLAEGLKKLLFITILRKKDIQHYEKKGEKVIRGLFEVYTDLSYNKGNILLPAELRTLDYPNVRLVIDYISGMMDSYAEQEYIKYFGKSSLEQLYFKSC, from the coding sequence ATGTATTCTAAAGAAATAATGGAGTTTGCACAGGAAGAAGAATTAAAATTAAGTAGTTTGGATAAGAGATCGACTAACGTAAATGATGGTAGAGATTCTGGACGAGATGAATTTATGAGAGATTATGCAAGAATTTTATATTCATCTTCATTTCGAAGATTACAAGGTAAAATGCAATTATTAGGAATAAATTCAACTAATTTTAATAGAAATAGATTAACTCATAGTCTTGAAGTCGCGCAAATTGCACGTTCAATTGCTCAGAATCTTGGTATAAAAATGACGGTTGTTACCGAAAGTTGTTCTTTAGCACATGATTTAGGTAATCCTCCATTTGGACATTATGGTGAAATTATATTAAACGAATTATCAGTTAATGTTGGTGGCTATGAAGGAAATGCACAAACCTTTAGAATACTAAAAAAATTAGAAAAAAAACATCATGCTTATGAGGGATTAAATTTAACGATTAGAACATTACTTGGTGTAACAAAATATTTTAATAGAGGTAATATTAAAAATAAAAAATTTTTATATGAAGATGATTATGATTTTTTAAAAAAAGAATTAGAAGAGAATAAAGTAAATGTCATAAAAAGTATAGATGCACAAATTATGGATATTTCTGACGAAATTGCATATGCTGCTCATGATTTAGAGGATGCATTAAGTTCGGGAATAATTAGCCTTGGTGAAATATTACATGAGTTTAAAATTAGTAAAGATTTCTCATGTGCTTATGATGAATTTTCTGAGATTACAAAAAAAGTACAAAAAACGGCATTAGAATGTAAAAAACTTGAAACATCGGAAGAATATTCAGCTGTTTTAAGAAAAGAGTTAACTTCTGAGATTGTAAATGTTTTGTGTAAAAAAATTTCAATTTTACATAAAAATAGTGGAAGTGAATTAGGATATGAAGGGAATAATAAACTGGCAGAAGGATTAAAGAAATTATTATTTATAACAATATTAAGAAAAAAAGATATTCAACACTATGAAAAAAAAGGTGAAAAAGTTATAAGGGGATTATTTGAAGTTTATACTGATTTGTCATATAACAAAGGCAATATTCTTTTACCTGCTGAATTACGAACTTTAGATTACCCTAATGTAAGACTTGTTATTGATTATATTTCTGGAATGATGG